The Primulina huaijiensis isolate GDHJ02 chromosome 17, ASM1229523v2, whole genome shotgun sequence genome window below encodes:
- the LOC140962677 gene encoding cyclin-dependent kinase inhibitor 6-like yields the protein MGRGTSKCKRSREAVVEKTAPQIDARVTRTSTAQQAVDKKRKIGLGESEMTASLVRLEKRLLAVVPAGNSELSVSSGDSTCDSGGSDRVLASCCSRNGSSQLAKGSTDFVDLEEKNEGFLATSVGKLEERRDTTPSSQVQAELGELESTAMPREPNFCRRSISAEKMPSEVELEEFFSAAETKIHKQFMDKYNFDILKDEPLEGRYEWVRILVNP from the exons ATGGGAAGGGGTACGAGCAAGTGTAAGCGTTCGAGAGAGGCGGTAGTGGAAAAGACGGCGCCGCAGATTGACGCGAGGGTGACTCGGACTTCGACAGCTCAGCAGGCGGTGGACAAGAAGAGGAAGATTGGATTGGGAGAATCGGAGATGACCGCGTCCTTAGTGCGGCTCGAAAAGCGACTCTTGGCCGTGGTTCCAGCGGGGAATTCGGAGTTGTCGGTGAGTTCGGGAGATTCAACATGCGACAGCGGTGGTTCCGATCGTGTTTTGGCATCTTGTTGCTCAAGAAACGGATCGAGTCAGCTGGCCAAGGGGAGTACGGATTTCGTAGATCTGGAG GAGAAGAATGAGGGATTTTTGGCTACATCAGTTGGCAAATTAGAGGAGAG GAGAGACACGACACCGTCTAGCCAGGTTCAAGCTGAGTTGGGCGAGCTGGAGTCTACTGCGATGCCACGCGAGCCCAATTTTTGCCGACGTTCCATATCAGCGGAGAAAATGCCGTCCGAGGTTGAACTCGAAGAATTCTTTTCTGCTGCTGAAACGAAAATCCATAAACAATTCATGGACAA GTACAACTTTGACATATTGAAGGACGAGCCATTAGAGGGACGCTACGAATGGGTTCGGATTCTAGTAAATCCTTGA